A window from Malania oleifera isolate guangnan ecotype guangnan chromosome 7, ASM2987363v1, whole genome shotgun sequence encodes these proteins:
- the LOC131159784 gene encoding trihelix transcription factor GT-2: protein MELFAADDFPDEIAPFPEPADLLYDHPPVATVHSSEINRRAQLPPQKLRPIRCNGKAPAEYSESPVSLSGSLLNCQSMDLGFLAYDKLSPIDGEPFECSDSLTSEQPNSGGVGGNGYLSGEVPAVPSQVKVEVNAEDVNLNPEELLFEKESGSSSDDGSDSLEDITKRVNQKRKRKTRKKLEHFVENLMMKVIEKQELMHKQLIEMIETRERERRLREESWMQQEMERAKRDEEIRAQERSRSLALISFIQKTLGHEIQIPESLETSQAEEVSKGEIDSQKGFKFDPSNRRWPKSEVQALITLRTALDEKFRGPGAKGPFWEEISAGLLSMGYCRSAKKCREKWENINKYFRRSITSGKKHIENVKTQPYFNELDILYKNGLINSENASKSTNSDRGKE, encoded by the exons ATGGAGCTCTTCGCCGCCGACGACTTTCCCGACGAAATCGCTCCCTTCCCTGAACCCGCCGACTTGCTCTACGATCATCCGCCGGTGGCAACGGTTCATTCTTCGGAGATCAATCGTCGGGCGCAACTGCCGCCTCAGAAGCTCCGCCCTATCCGGTGCAACGGCAAGGCTCCGGCGGAATATTCCGAATCTCCAGTGAGTCTCTCAGGATCCCTACTGAACTGCCAGAgcatggatttagggtttctCGCTTACGACAAGCTGTCTCCAATCGACGGCGAGCCTTTCGAGTGCTCTGATTCGCTGACGTCTGAGCAGCCGAACAGCGGCGGTGTCGGCGGAAACGGGTACCTGTCTGGGGAGGTTCCGGCGGTGCCTTCTCAAGTAAAGGTGGAGGTGAATGCTGAGGATGTTAATCTGAACCCGGAGGAACTTTTATTTGAGAAAGAATCTGG CTCATCATCAGATGATGGCAGTGATTCATTAGAGGATATTACAAAACGTGTGAATCAGAAGAggaaaaggaaaacaagaaaaaagCTTGAGCATTTTGTGGAAAATCTGATGATGAAAGTCATAGAGAAACAAGAACTGATGCATAAACAATTGATAGAGATGATAGAgacaagggagagagagagaagacttAGAGAAGAATCATGGATGCAGCAGGAGATGGAAAGGGCAAAGAGGGATGAGGAGATTAGAGCTCAGGAGAGATCTCGTAGCCTAGCTCTGATTTCCTTCATCCAGAAAACATTGGGCCATGAAATTCAAATCCCAGAGTCATTGGAAACTTCACAAGCAGAAGAAGTTAGTAAGGGTGAAATTGATAGCCAGAAGGGTTTCAAGTTTGATCCAAGCAATAGGAGGTGGCCTAAATCTGAAGTACAAGCCCTCATAACACTTAGAACTGCTTTGGATGAGAAGTTTCGTGGTCCAGGTGCTAAAGGTCCTTTTTGGGAAGAAATATCTGCTGGATTGCTTAGTATGGGTTATTGTCGGAGTGCAAAAAAGTGTAGGGAGAAGTGGGAGAACATCAACAAGTACTTCAGAAGATCAATAACCAGTGGAAAGAAGCACATTGAAAATGTCAAGACTCAGCCATACTTCAATGAATTGGACATCCTGTACAAAAATGGACTCATCAATTCAGAAAATGCCTCTAAGAGTACAAACAGCGATAGGGGAAAGGAGTAA